The segment TGTTTAGAAAACTGTTGATGAAATGCTTTTTTCGCAGCAGGTAGGTCATATTTGAACCAATTTTTGAAAAAAGAAAACACAGCGATACAAAAATCAAGTCCCACATCAACAATCGATTGACTAAAAAATTCATAAACCACTACAGCGATGATAATAATCGCAGTAATAATCATCCCTAAAATAAACATTTTTACCCCTCTTTTACCTTTTACTTTATCTTTATTATAAAGGAAAAGAAAAAAAGTAAGAAAGAAAATGAAAGGAGATAAAAGATGGATTTCTTCAAGAAAAAGAGAAAGAAGAGAAAAGAAGATAAACAAATAATCATTTCAGAAATAAAAAGAGTACATCAAAAGGTTCAACCATTGGATCCAGAAGTAGAAAAGATTTTTATTAAAGGGATACGAAATTTAGAAAAAGGAAAAAATCCTGAATATGTTGTCTATCAAATTTGGGGAGAATTAGTAGATTTTTCTAGTCGTCATTTTGATTATGTTCATGATGAATATTATCATTTTCCAGAGCTTATTGAAGAGTTGATGGAGAAGTTTGCAGAAATAGGAGCGTATTTTATACGAATTGAACGTGGAGGAATGATGTAAAAATAGACAATATCTCTAAGTCTACGCCTAAAATAAGAATGATAAATGTTTTTGACGCATATCAAAATCCATTTATTTTTTCTTATTTCTTTTTTTCATTCGTAAAGGAAAAGAAAGATCTAATTGTTTAGAAAACTGTTGATGAAATGCTTTTTTCGCAGCAGGTAGGTCATATTTGAACCAATTTTTGAAAAAAGAAAACACAGCGATACAAAAATCAAGTCCCACATCAACAATCGATTGACTAAAAAATTCATAAACCACTACAGCGATGATAATAATCGCAGTAATAATCATCCCTAAAATAAACATTTTTACCCCTCTTTTACCTTTTACTTTATCTTTATTATAAAGGAAAAGAAAAAAAGTAAGAAAGAAAATGAAAGGAGATAAAAGATGGATTTCTTCAAGAAAAAAAGAAAGAAGAGAGAAGAAGATAAACAAATAATCATTTCAGAAATAAAAAGAGTACATCAAAAGGTTCAACCATTGGATCTAGAAGTGGAAAAGATTTTTATTAAAGGGATACGAAATTTAGAAAAAGGGAAAAATCCTGAATATGTTGCCTATCAAATTTGGGGAGAATTAGTAGATTTTTCTAGTCGTCATTTTGATTATGTCCATGATGAATATTATCATTTTCCAGAGCCCATTGAAGAGTTGATGGAAAAATTTAAAAACATAGGAGCGTATTTCATACGAATTGATCAAGGAGGAATGATGTAAAAGAAAAAGGACTGTACTCAGTCCTTTTTTTGCTTGAATTTTTCAATGACCCAAAAAATACAATAAGATCCTACATTCCAAAGTAAAACCCATCCTAGTCCGTTTCTAATAAATGTAACAAGTGGGTGATGAAGAAAAAGATTCACCACGCCTAAGATAAGAATCAGTATAATTGGTAAATAAAACCCGTATTTCCCACTCAATTCAAAAATTTTTTTGTCCATACAATCCATCCTTTAAGTTTGCTTCTAAGCTTTTTATTTTATTGTACTTCTTTATTTTGAAAGTTGTAAAAAGATAAAGACCGAGAGTAGAAAAAAGATAAAAAAAAAACAGCGTATAATGATAGATGAATGAAAAAGAAAGCGAGAGTATAAAATGCTAAAAGAGAAATTGAATGTAAAGAAAAAGGTTGAAAAATTAAAAGATCTCGATGATGATGAAATTGAACTAATGGGAATTCAATTTATTAACAAAGGAAAGCATCTTCGCGCCCAAGCCTTTGTTTTGAAATTATTGTTCATTTTTAATGCGATTATTCTTCCATCTAATTTATTTACAAATATTCATTGGATTGACTATATAGGTACCCATGCATATATTTTCAATATTTTACTTATTTTATTTGGAGAACTCTTCTATTATCTATATTCTAAATTTGTGACAAAAGAGCCAAAAGAAGAAGAAGAAAATCAAAAATAAAAAAGCCTTGAACTTTCTTTGACTTTTTTGTCGTTTGAGAAAATTCAAGGCATATATTAGTGGAAAGAGAATCCTTGTCCTTCTAACGTCGAACGTACTGCGTTTTGACGTTTATTTTTTTGTGAATATAAAGCGGTAACTTGTTGTGAATAATTTGGTAGATGAGATAAGTTACGAGCTTCATTATATTCATCTAGCTGAGCATCATAAGTTTGGATTGCTTCTAGCATTCCTTCACTTTGGTAAGTTTCTTGATGAATAAATGTTTCTTTTGGTAAACGAATTTTTGGATTGCCTAATTCTCCTTCTGGATATCCTAACATAACTCCAATTAAAGGATAAGTGTGCATAGGTAATTGACATAGATCAATCATAAATTGTGGTTGATTGCGGATGGCACCAATAATTGTACTTCCAATACCAAAGCTTTCTGCCGCAACAGAAATTGCTTCTGACATAATTCCTGCATCCACAGCACCTACCAATAATCCTTCTAAATGATTATGAATTTCTTGTTCTTCTCCTTGTGCTTGAATCGCAACTTCTGTTTTATGGAAATCCATTGCGATAACAATAAAAGCTTGCGCATGAGCGACTTTAGCAAATCCTCCACAAACTTCTTCAATTTTTTGTAAAGTTTCTTTATCTTGAATCACAATCAATGAGGTTTGTTGGGCATTAATAGAATTAGGAGCTTGTTGTGCTGCTTTTAAAATTTCATCTAACACTTCTTTTTCGATAGGTTGTTCATTAAATACACGCGTTGAGCGACGGTTTTGTAGTAATTGAATCGTTTCGTTCATCGATGATTCCTCCTTTTTTTCAAGTATAGTACTTCAAGTACACTTGAAGTAAAGAGGATTACTTTCTTTTTTCTAATTCTTTTTCAATAAAGTGAATGTGTCGTTCCATTTCTTCTTTTTGTTGGTATAAAAATTGTAAATGTTCTTGTAAAATCCCTTCCACATCGCATAATTTTCCTTCGTGTTCTTGAATATACGCTTTGATTTTTTTCGTAGACATTCCTAGTTGTTTAAAACATTGAATGAGACGAATGCGCTCTAAATCTGTCGTAGTGTATTGACGACGTTGATATTGATTTCTTTTAATGGGGGGAAGAAGTCCTTCTTGTTCATAATAACGAAGGGTAGAAGTAGGGAGATGTGTTTTTTGACTAATTTCAGTAATTGAATATTCTTTTTCCATCGGTATCCTTTCTCAACAAAAAAGAGTAGGAAACCTACTCTTAAATTAAATGAAAATGTTTTAGTGCGTGACGAATGCCACCTTCTGTATTTTTCTTTGTAATGTAAATTGCTTGTTCTTTTAATGCTTCTACAGCATTTCCCATCGCAACAGGATAATCTACTTGGGCAAACATTGAAAAGTCATTCGTTCCATCACCAAAACCAAAAGTTGGAATATCGCGTAAGTCTAATGCTTTTTTGACGATTTGAATGGCAGTTCCTTTAGATTGTCCACGAGCAACAATATCCATCGCTTTTAATCCATTACGATAAAATTCAAATTCTGGGAAAGTATTTCGATACTCATCATCCACAGGATCTTCATCACGGAAGATTAACATCATAGAAATTTCTTTTTCTTCTGGGAAGTTGGCATTCACTTCTGGCATTGGTGAATGTAAAATTTCAAAACAATCTTCTACGGCTTGATTGACACCAGAAAGATAAATTTCATCAGCGGTATAAAATCCTACCTCATCTTGATGCTCTTTGGCAAAAGCAACAAAACGTTGTACTTCTTCTTTTGGAAAATGATGTTGATAAATCACTTCTCCTTCAATTTCAATGCGTTGTCCATTTAAAGTAATCGCACTATCGATTTTTGCTTCTTTTTGGATTTCTGTAATTTCGCAGTTTGTACGTCCAGTACAAATAATAGGTAGAACTTGATTTTCTTTTAATTCTTGAATCGTTTCAATCACTTCTTGATCTAAAGTAGATTGGTCGTTTAATAACGTACCATCTAAATCAAAAAAAGCGACTGCTTTATAATCTTGATGCATGTATTTTCCTCCCGTTTTTGTTTTATTATAACATAAAGCCAAAGAAAGCGTAGTAACGTGCCTTTTTTTGAAAAGAGTATGGTACAATGAGGGTAACAACAGTGAAAAGAGGGATATTATGAAACTAAATCAGTATATTGATCACACTATTTTGAAAGCCGATGCAACAAAAGAACAAGTAGAGCAATTAATTGCGGAAGCAAAAAAATATGAATTTGCCTCTGTTTGTATCAATCCATTTTGGGTTCATTTAGCAGCAGAAGAATTAAAAGATTCTCCCGTTGAAGTTTGTACTGTAATTGGCTTCCCATTAGGAGCAAATACAACTGCAACGAAAGCGTTTGAAGCTCGTGATGCCGTAGCTAACGGAGCAGATGAAGTGGATATGGTTATCAATATCGGAGCGTTAAAATCAAAAGAATACGGAATCGTGAAAAACGATATTGAAGAAGTTGTTAAAGCAAGTAAACCAGCTTTAGTAAAAGTCATTATTGAAACTGCATTATTAACCGATGAAGAAAAAGTAAAAGCTTGTGAATTAGCGGTTGAAGCAGGGGCAGACTTTGTTAAAACTTCTACTGGTTTTTCAACAGCTGGAGCAAAAGTAGAAGATATTCGTTTAATGCGTGAAACCGTAGGCCCAGAAATTGGTGTAAAAGCTTCTGGTGGAATTCATAGTTATGAAGATGCGGTAGCGTTAATTGAAGCAGGCGCAACTCGTTTAGGAGCTAGTGCAAGCGTTAAAATTATTGGTGAAGAATAAAAACAAAAGATAGATAGATAAAAGTAATAAACAAGAAAAGAGGACCTTTCTATGCGCATGGTAGATTTAATCATTAAAAAACGTGATGGAAAAGCATTATCTACAGAGGAAATCCAGTATATTATTGAAGGATATACCAAAGGAGAAATTCCTGATTATCAAATGAGTGCATTAACAATGGCGATTTATATGAAAGGAATGAACACCCGCGAACAAGGGGATTTAACAATGGCTATGGTTCATTCTGGAGATGTCATTGATTTATCAGCGATTGAAGGAATTAAAGTAGATAAACACTCTACAGGTGGAGTAGGAGATACTACTACATTAATCTTAGCTCCTTTAGTGGCATCTGCAGGGGCCAAGGTCGCAAAAATGAGTGGACGTGGTCTAGGTCATACGGGAGGAACGTTAGATAAGTTAGAATCGATTCCTGGTTTCCATATTGAATTAACAGAAGAACAATTCATCGACCAAGTGAATACACATAATATTGCGGTTATGGGTCAAAGTGGAGATTTAACGCCAGCAGATAAAAAATTATATGCGTTGCGCGATGTTACAGGAACGGTAGAATCGATTCCTTTAATTGCTAGCAGTATTATGAGTAAAAAAATTGCGGCAGGGGCAGATGCGATTGTTTTAGATGTAAAAACAGGAGCCGGTGCCTTTATGAAGACAAAAGAAGATGCAGAAGCATTAGCACATGCCATGGTAAATATCGGAAATGCGGTAGGTCGTAAAACAATGGCCATTATTTCAGATATGAGTCAGCCTTTAGGAAAAGCTATCGGAAATGCGTTAGAAGTAGAAGAAGCAATTTTAACGTTACAAGGAAAAGGCCCAAAAGACTTAACTGATTTAGTTTTAACCTTGGGATCTCAAATGCTCGTATTAGCACAAAAAGCAGATTCATTAGAAGAAGCAAGAGAAATTTTAGAAGCGTCTTTACATAATGGAAAAGCCATTGAGAAATTCAAAGAATGGATTCGTCTTCAAGGAGGAGATGATTCTGTTGTTGAAGATATGAGTCGCTTACCACAAGCTCCTTACACTATTGATGTTCCTGCTTGGGATAGTGGATATGTCACAAAAGAAATCGCAGACCATTTAGGACAAATTGCGATGAAATTAGGAGCAGGACGTGCAACAAAAGAAGAAGAAATTGATCCAAGTGTTGGCATTTATCTTCATAAAAAAGTGGGAGACCCAGTGACAAAAGGAGAACCACTATTAACGTTATATGCGCATGACCAAGAGGTTTCAGAATTAGTGGATGAAGTCAAAGAATGCATTACCATTGGTAGCAGAATTGAAGATCCAATTTTAATTCATGAAGTAATTGTCGATTAAGAAAAAGAAAACCCGTTTCGAAAGGAAACGGGTTTTTTTACCTCTGAGTTAAAGAGGTAGACCAAGTATGTGTATAAAGGAAAAATTAATATAGTGTTAGTAACAATTCAGTAACCTATCACCAATTTCATTAAAACATAATTAAAAAATGTTGTCTATATGATTAGAAAAGAAATAGTGAAAAAAGTTACTTTTTGACGTTTTTTCCTAAGAAAATTTTTAAAAATTGTATTTTTTGTACAAAGTTGTACCTATTTCACGTTCCGATGTTGAAATGCCTTATTTTCTAAAAAGTTAATAATATAGTTTGTATACTGAGTGGGTTTTTGGCGAGCAAACATATGTCCTACCAAAGGTTCCACTAGTAATAGAGCATTGGGAAATAAAGAACAAAGTTTGCGAGAAAATTCGATATCCACAATGTCATTTTCTCCAACCATAATCAATACTGGAACATTAAGATTTTGTAATACTTTTTCTTGTAATGGAATTTCCGCAAATGCTAATTGGAAATAATGATGACGACGACGCATTTCTGGAATAAACT is part of the Catellicoccus marimammalium M35/04/3 genome and harbors:
- a CDS encoding nitroreductase family protein translates to MNETIQLLQNRRSTRVFNEQPIEKEVLDEILKAAQQAPNSINAQQTSLIVIQDKETLQKIEEVCGGFAKVAHAQAFIVIAMDFHKTEVAIQAQGEEQEIHNHLEGLLVGAVDAGIMSEAISVAAESFGIGSTIIGAIRNQPQFMIDLCQLPMHTYPLIGVMLGYPEGELGNPKIRLPKETFIHQETYQSEGMLEAIQTYDAQLDEYNEARNLSHLPNYSQQVTALYSQKNKRQNAVRSTLEGQGFSFH
- a CDS encoding MerR family transcriptional regulator; translated protein: MEKEYSITEISQKTHLPTSTLRYYEQEGLLPPIKRNQYQRRQYTTTDLERIRLIQCFKQLGMSTKKIKAYIQEHEGKLCDVEGILQEHLQFLYQQKEEMERHIHFIEKELEKRK
- a CDS encoding Cof-type HAD-IIB family hydrolase, with protein sequence MHQDYKAVAFFDLDGTLLNDQSTLDQEVIETIQELKENQVLPIICTGRTNCEITEIQKEAKIDSAITLNGQRIEIEGEVIYQHHFPKEEVQRFVAFAKEHQDEVGFYTADEIYLSGVNQAVEDCFEILHSPMPEVNANFPEEKEISMMLIFRDEDPVDDEYRNTFPEFEFYRNGLKAMDIVARGQSKGTAIQIVKKALDLRDIPTFGFGDGTNDFSMFAQVDYPVAMGNAVEALKEQAIYITKKNTEGGIRHALKHFHLI
- the deoC gene encoding deoxyribose-phosphate aldolase; this encodes MKLNQYIDHTILKADATKEQVEQLIAEAKKYEFASVCINPFWVHLAAEELKDSPVEVCTVIGFPLGANTTATKAFEARDAVANGADEVDMVINIGALKSKEYGIVKNDIEEVVKASKPALVKVIIETALLTDEEKVKACELAVEAGADFVKTSTGFSTAGAKVEDIRLMRETVGPEIGVKASGGIHSYEDAVALIEAGATRLGASASVKIIGEE
- a CDS encoding pyrimidine-nucleoside phosphorylase; its protein translation is MRMVDLIIKKRDGKALSTEEIQYIIEGYTKGEIPDYQMSALTMAIYMKGMNTREQGDLTMAMVHSGDVIDLSAIEGIKVDKHSTGGVGDTTTLILAPLVASAGAKVAKMSGRGLGHTGGTLDKLESIPGFHIELTEEQFIDQVNTHNIAVMGQSGDLTPADKKLYALRDVTGTVESIPLIASSIMSKKIAAGADAIVLDVKTGAGAFMKTKEDAEALAHAMVNIGNAVGRKTMAIISDMSQPLGKAIGNALEVEEAILTLQGKGPKDLTDLVLTLGSQMLVLAQKADSLEEAREILEASLHNGKAIEKFKEWIRLQGGDDSVVEDMSRLPQAPYTIDVPAWDSGYVTKEIADHLGQIAMKLGAGRATKEEEIDPSVGIYLHKKVGDPVTKGEPLLTLYAHDQEVSELVDEVKECITIGSRIEDPILIHEVIVD